The Bacillus vallismortis genome window below encodes:
- a CDS encoding mandelate racemase/muconate lactonizing enzyme family protein — MKIERIETFPLLHRLEEPYGDANGLKRYRTCYLIRIVTESGIDGWGECVDWLPALHIGFTKRIIPYLLGKQAGSRLPLVRTIQKWHQRAASAVSMALTEIAAKAADCSVCELWGGRYREEVPVYASFQSYSEHPQWISRSVSRVEIQLKKGFKQIKVKIGGTAFEEDVRHINALQHTAGSSITMILDANQSYDAATAFKWERYFHEWMNIGWFEEPLSFDHPQDYALLRSRLSVPVAGGENMKGAAQFAPLLSQRCLDIIQPDVMHVNGIDEFRDCLQLARYFGVRASAHAYDGSLSRLYALFAQACLAPWSKMENDQIEPIEWDVMENPFTELIGLQPSKGLVHIPKGKGIGSEINMDIVNRYKWDGSVY, encoded by the coding sequence TTGAAAATCGAACGGATTGAGACCTTTCCGCTTTTGCATCGATTAGAAGAGCCGTACGGAGACGCAAACGGATTGAAGCGCTATCGAACTTGCTATCTCATCAGAATTGTCACCGAAAGCGGGATTGACGGCTGGGGAGAGTGTGTTGATTGGCTCCCGGCTCTCCATATCGGTTTTACCAAACGGATCATTCCCTATCTTTTAGGAAAACAGGCCGGCAGCCGACTGCCATTAGTGCGCACGATTCAAAAATGGCATCAGCGGGCGGCTTCCGCCGTAAGCATGGCGCTGACAGAAATTGCAGCCAAAGCTGCGGATTGTTCGGTTTGCGAACTATGGGGCGGGCGGTACAGAGAAGAGGTCCCTGTATATGCCTCTTTTCAATCGTATTCAGAGCACCCGCAATGGATCAGCCGATCCGTTTCCCGAGTAGAAATCCAGTTAAAAAAGGGCTTTAAGCAAATCAAAGTCAAAATTGGCGGGACTGCTTTCGAGGAAGATGTACGGCACATTAACGCACTGCAGCATACGGCCGGCAGCTCCATTACGATGATTCTGGACGCGAACCAAAGCTACGACGCCGCGACCGCTTTCAAATGGGAACGCTATTTTCATGAGTGGATGAACATTGGCTGGTTCGAGGAGCCTTTGTCCTTTGATCACCCGCAGGATTACGCGTTGCTGCGCAGCCGTTTATCTGTTCCTGTTGCCGGAGGAGAAAATATGAAAGGCGCGGCCCAATTTGCGCCCCTTCTTTCCCAGCGGTGCTTGGATATCATTCAGCCCGATGTCATGCATGTTAACGGAATCGATGAATTCCGGGACTGCCTCCAGCTCGCGCGTTATTTCGGCGTCAGAGCATCCGCCCATGCCTATGATGGATCGCTCTCACGCCTATATGCTTTATTTGCACAAGCTTGTCTGGCTCCATGGTCTAAAATGGAAAACGATCAAATTGAACCGATTGAGTGGGACGTCATGGAGAATCCTTTTACAGAACTCATCGGCCTCCAGCCTTCAAAAGGACTGGTCCACATCCCGAAAGGCAAAGGCATTGGCTCAGAAATCAATATGGACATCGTCAATCGCTACAAGTGGGATGGCTCAGTCTATTAA
- a CDS encoding MFS transporter, with amino-acid sequence MESSKQNNGMTIVAIGSIPLILTLGNSMLIPILPKMQSELHLSQFQVSLVITVFSLIAAFAIPIVGYLADRFSRKIIIIPCLFLYGAGGLLAGFAAGFFDNAYPWVMAGRALQGIGAAGTGPIAMALTGDLFKGAQESKVLGLVEASNGMGKVLSPIIGSLIALLVWYGAFFAFPVFCIISIVLTWIFIKEKKKEKEPPPIGKYAKGLLSVFKHEGRWLFTAYLAGATCLFTLFGILFYLSDVLEKTYDTDGVKKGLILAIPLLVMCVTSYTTGSKIGKKQSLMKKLIVLGLAFMTVSYASLSFIENLVFFISVLVLSSIGSGLVLPCVNSFITGAVGKERRGFVTSLYGSVRFLGVAIGPPIFGRLMQWSRPGMFLSIAGLTLVVGILVILLIHVNQDKEETKEKEDPKMSGNRLQPAEER; translated from the coding sequence ATGGAATCATCAAAACAAAATAACGGAATGACGATTGTTGCAATCGGTTCAATCCCTTTAATATTAACACTTGGAAACTCAATGCTTATTCCGATTTTGCCAAAAATGCAATCTGAACTTCATTTATCTCAATTTCAGGTCAGTCTCGTAATCACAGTATTTTCCTTGATTGCGGCGTTTGCCATTCCGATTGTCGGTTATCTCGCCGACCGATTCTCAAGGAAAATCATTATTATCCCTTGCTTATTTCTGTATGGTGCCGGCGGCCTGTTAGCCGGTTTTGCCGCAGGTTTTTTTGACAATGCATACCCTTGGGTCATGGCAGGACGGGCGCTGCAGGGAATCGGAGCAGCCGGAACGGGCCCGATTGCCATGGCGCTGACGGGTGATCTGTTTAAAGGCGCCCAAGAAAGCAAGGTGCTCGGCCTCGTTGAAGCCTCAAACGGCATGGGAAAAGTGCTTTCGCCAATCATTGGATCGCTTATCGCTTTGCTTGTTTGGTATGGCGCGTTTTTTGCCTTCCCGGTGTTTTGTATCATTTCGATCGTGCTGACTTGGATTTTTATTAAAGAAAAGAAAAAGGAAAAAGAACCGCCCCCGATCGGAAAATATGCGAAAGGCCTGTTAAGTGTTTTTAAACATGAAGGCAGATGGCTGTTTACCGCTTATTTAGCGGGTGCGACTTGTTTGTTTACCTTATTCGGGATTCTCTTCTACCTATCTGATGTCCTCGAAAAAACATACGATACCGATGGCGTCAAAAAAGGCTTGATTTTGGCGATTCCGCTTTTGGTCATGTGTGTGACGTCCTATACAACCGGAAGCAAGATCGGGAAAAAGCAATCGTTAATGAAAAAGCTGATCGTTCTCGGATTGGCCTTTATGACTGTTTCTTATGCGTCATTGTCTTTCATTGAGAATCTTGTGTTTTTTATCAGCGTCCTTGTGCTGAGCAGTATAGGCTCAGGCCTTGTCCTTCCTTGCGTGAACAGCTTTATTACCGGGGCTGTCGGTAAAGAAAGAAGGGGATTTGTGACCTCGCTGTACGGATCGGTTCGTTTCTTAGGGGTTGCCATCGGGCCTCCGATTTTCGGCCGCCTGATGCAATGGTCCAGACCCGGCATGTTTTTAAGCATTGCCGGATTGACGCTTGTTGTCGGCATTCTCGTGATTTTGCTCATCCATGTGAATCAAGACAAAGAAGAAACAAAAGAAAAAGAAGATCCTAAAATGTCTGGCAATCGGCTTCAGCCAGCTGAGGAAAGGTAG
- a CDS encoding GNAT family N-acetyltransferase: MKVMEELIELHEEHIPGLLRLCRQAGWPDYGEQELKMLFQQGRFFGYQNVRGDIISCIGLFLFGRLASIGLVIVDKEYKRLGLGRRMVNACISQTDESTTIRLCATKEGLPLYEKAGFHTAGSVRKYSCHSFQPIEKQDHLDAELASFREQDFQELAAADLAAFGGDRSNLMQQLISISKECIIARNNKGQLIGYGLSVQTPANLKFGPLIAPSSDVAARLINRLADGKQGPMRIDIPAEHTTLHDRLEAMGFHLDDEPPLMLYPNKTLPARNGQLFALISQGLG; the protein is encoded by the coding sequence GTGAAGGTAATGGAAGAGCTGATTGAGCTTCATGAAGAACATATTCCCGGCCTATTGCGGCTTTGCAGGCAAGCCGGGTGGCCGGATTATGGCGAACAAGAGCTGAAAATGCTTTTCCAACAAGGACGCTTTTTCGGTTATCAAAATGTCCGCGGAGACATCATCTCCTGTATCGGCTTGTTTTTGTTTGGCCGTCTTGCTTCTATCGGACTCGTCATCGTGGATAAGGAATACAAACGGCTCGGTCTCGGGCGCCGGATGGTAAACGCGTGTATCAGCCAAACGGATGAAAGCACCACCATCAGGCTTTGCGCCACAAAAGAAGGTTTGCCGCTTTATGAAAAGGCAGGTTTTCATACGGCGGGTTCAGTCCGAAAGTACAGCTGTCACAGTTTTCAACCGATTGAAAAGCAAGATCACCTTGATGCAGAACTGGCATCCTTTAGAGAACAAGATTTTCAAGAATTAGCCGCTGCCGACCTGGCAGCCTTTGGCGGAGATCGATCAAACCTTATGCAGCAGCTTATTTCCATTTCAAAGGAATGTATTATCGCCAGAAACAACAAGGGTCAGCTGATTGGCTACGGCCTTTCTGTACAGACACCTGCCAATCTGAAATTCGGCCCCCTCATCGCCCCATCGTCAGACGTTGCTGCAAGATTAATCAACAGGCTGGCCGACGGCAAACAAGGGCCAATGCGCATCGATATACCGGCTGAACACACGACTCTGCATGACAGACTGGAAGCGATGGGCTTTCACTTAGACGATGAGCCCCCGCTCATGCTTTACCCAAATAAGACACTGCCCGCTAGAAACGGACAATTATTCGCCTTGATCTCACAAGGGCTCGGCTAA
- a CDS encoding GNAT family N-acetyltransferase gives MLEVKTISAEDTYDIRQRILRPHQSIEQCKYEQDRAEGAFHLGVFFEGTLISIASFSPQHQPLLTATSAYQLRGMATLEGYREQKAGSALIKHAEEKLAERGVQAVWCNARYHVKGYYAKLGWKELGEPFEVPGIGTHIVMYKKLGTSR, from the coding sequence ATGCTTGAAGTTAAAACCATTTCCGCGGAAGATACATACGACATCCGGCAGCGCATCCTGCGTCCCCATCAATCCATCGAACAATGCAAATATGAACAGGACCGTGCGGAGGGCGCTTTTCATCTCGGTGTATTTTTTGAAGGAACGCTCATCAGCATCGCTTCTTTTTCCCCTCAACATCAGCCATTATTAACAGCCACCTCCGCATACCAGCTGAGAGGCATGGCGACGCTTGAAGGATATCGCGAACAAAAAGCCGGCAGCGCGCTGATCAAACACGCGGAGGAGAAACTGGCCGAGAGAGGCGTACAGGCGGTCTGGTGCAATGCAAGATACCATGTCAAAGGCTACTACGCAAAGCTTGGCTGGAAGGAACTTGGCGAACCATTTGAAGTTCCCGGCATTGGCACACATATCGTCATGTACAAAAAACTCGGAACAAGCAGGTGA
- a CDS encoding bifunctional homocysteine S-methyltransferase/methylenetetrahydrofolate reductase: protein MGLLEDLQKQVLIGDGAMGTLLYSYGIDRCFEELNISKPEEIQRIHKAYVEAGADIIQTNTYGANYIKLSRHGLEDDIKKMNQEAVRIARASAGDAYVLGTMGGIRTFNKNAYSLDEIKRSFREQLYLLLHEEPDGLLLETYYDLEEAREVLKIARKETGLPIMLNVSMHEQGVLQDGTPLSEALRSIADLGADIVGINCRLGPYHMIEALSEVPIFDDVFLSVYPNSSLPSLEEGRLVYETDDTYFQNSASEFRKQGARIIGGCCGTTPNHIRAMAEAVGGLAPITEKEVKTRAKEFISVQHERTEPGLNEIAAEKRSIIVELDPPKKLSFDKFLSAAAELKEAGIDALTLADNSLATPRISNVACGALVKQQLDMRSLVHITCRDRNIIGLQSHLMGLDTLGLNDVLAITGDPSKIGDFPGATSVYDLTSFDLIRLIKQFNEGLSLSGKPLGKKTNFSVAAAFNPNVRHLDKAVKRLEKKIDCGADYFVSQPVYSEQQLVDIHNETKHLKTPIYIGIMPLTSSRNAEFIHNEIPGIKLSDSIREKMALAGEDKEKQKAEGLAIARSLLDAACELFNGIYLITPFLRSDLTAELTSYIQQKDEQRQNIYLR from the coding sequence ATGGGACTTTTAGAAGATTTGCAAAAACAGGTGTTAATCGGTGACGGCGCCATGGGAACGCTCCTCTACTCCTATGGCATTGACAGATGTTTCGAGGAGCTCAACATTTCGAAGCCGGAGGAAATTCAGCGCATACATAAAGCGTACGTTGAGGCGGGAGCCGACATCATTCAAACGAATACGTACGGGGCCAATTATATTAAATTATCGAGACACGGGCTTGAGGATGACATTAAAAAGATGAATCAAGAGGCAGTAAGAATCGCGCGGGCTTCAGCAGGAGATGCGTACGTCCTCGGGACGATGGGCGGCATCCGCACATTTAATAAAAACGCGTACAGCCTTGACGAAATCAAACGCAGTTTTCGCGAGCAGCTGTACCTGCTGCTGCATGAAGAGCCGGATGGCTTGCTGTTAGAAACGTATTATGATTTGGAAGAAGCCCGTGAAGTGCTGAAAATCGCGCGCAAAGAGACTGGGCTTCCGATTATGCTCAATGTCTCTATGCATGAGCAAGGCGTACTGCAGGACGGAACTCCTCTTTCTGAAGCATTGCGATCGATTGCGGATCTCGGGGCTGATATCGTCGGCATTAACTGCCGGCTCGGCCCTTATCATATGATTGAAGCGCTCAGCGAAGTGCCGATTTTTGATGACGTGTTCTTATCAGTTTATCCGAACAGCAGTCTTCCTTCGCTTGAAGAGGGACGGCTCGTCTATGAAACTGACGACACGTATTTTCAAAACAGCGCGTCAGAATTCCGCAAGCAAGGCGCGCGGATTATCGGCGGCTGCTGCGGCACCACGCCGAATCATATCCGCGCGATGGCGGAAGCGGTTGGCGGGCTTGCTCCGATTACGGAAAAAGAAGTCAAAACCCGGGCGAAAGAATTTATCTCTGTTCAGCATGAGCGGACAGAGCCCGGCCTGAATGAGATCGCGGCGGAAAAACGCTCCATCATCGTAGAGCTGGATCCGCCGAAAAAATTGAGTTTTGACAAGTTTTTGTCCGCCGCTGCTGAATTAAAAGAAGCGGGAATCGACGCCCTGACGCTCGCTGATAATTCCTTGGCGACTCCGCGGATCAGCAATGTTGCCTGCGGCGCCCTTGTGAAGCAGCAGCTCGATATGCGCTCCCTTGTCCATATTACGTGCCGTGACCGAAACATTATTGGCTTGCAGTCACATTTAATGGGCCTTGATACGTTAGGGCTGAATGACGTGCTGGCCATTACAGGCGACCCTTCTAAAATCGGGGATTTCCCGGGGGCGACGTCTGTTTATGATTTAACATCCTTTGATTTAATCAGGCTGATCAAACAGTTCAATGAAGGGCTGTCCCTGTCTGGAAAACCACTTGGCAAGAAAACGAATTTCTCAGTCGCCGCCGCATTTAATCCTAATGTCCGCCATCTGGATAAAGCGGTAAAACGGCTGGAGAAAAAAATAGATTGCGGCGCCGATTATTTTGTTTCACAGCCTGTCTATTCCGAGCAGCAGCTTGTCGATATCCATAACGAAACAAAGCATCTGAAGACGCCCATCTATATCGGCATTATGCCGCTCACAAGCAGCCGGAATGCTGAATTCATCCACAATGAAATTCCCGGGATTAAGCTGTCAGACTCCATTCGCGAAAAAATGGCTCTTGCAGGTGAGGATAAAGAGAAGCAAAAAGCGGAAGGTCTCGCAATTGCACGCTCCCTGCTGGATGCGGCATGCGAGCTGTTTAACGGCATCTACTTGATTACGCCTTTTCTCAGATCTGACTTAACCGCTGAGCTCACCTCGTATATACAGCAAAAAGACGAACAACGCCAAAATATTTATTTGCGTTAA
- a CDS encoding YajQ family cyclic di-GMP-binding protein: protein MAKESSFDIVSKVELPEVQNAIQIALKEISTRYDFKGSKSDISLDKEELVLVSDDEFKLSQLKDVLVSKLIKRNVPTKNIDYGKIENAFGGTVRQRAKLVQGIDKDNAKKVNMIIKNSGLKVKSQVQDDQVRVTGKNKDDLQQIISAVRDADLPIDVQFINFR, encoded by the coding sequence ATGGCAAAAGAAAGTTCATTTGATATTGTATCCAAGGTGGAATTGCCTGAGGTGCAAAACGCGATCCAAATCGCATTGAAGGAAATCAGCACACGCTATGACTTTAAAGGAAGCAAAAGCGACATTTCTTTAGATAAAGAGGAGCTTGTCCTTGTTTCCGATGACGAATTCAAATTAAGCCAGCTGAAAGATGTGCTGGTCAGTAAATTGATTAAACGAAACGTGCCGACAAAAAACATTGATTACGGCAAGATTGAAAACGCGTTCGGCGGAACGGTGCGCCAGCGCGCAAAGCTTGTTCAAGGCATTGACAAAGATAATGCCAAAAAAGTCAATATGATCATCAAAAACTCCGGACTGAAAGTAAAGTCTCAAGTGCAGGATGATCAAGTGCGCGTCACCGGAAAAAACAAGGATGACCTGCAGCAGATTATCTCAGCTGTGCGGGACGCAGATCTGCCGATTGACGTTCAATTTATAAATTTCAGATAA
- a CDS encoding sporulation delaying protein family toxin: MKKAFLVFLSVVLVTTVFLVKQQESVAQAKQLEYSGEEIFKGFVFAQGEVGKQLPEVFNKAMTDKLNTKEAKAFANQVVADIKKEDADFFDNLKKAVYSKDALKVDELLKKAGQIVEEKVEAAKEIAASKDDTSRVQAELVNTVDTANYFYYVSYVAAAGALILIILAIDITPIAISDNVDREMAIRTLVDELN; this comes from the coding sequence TTGAAGAAGGCGTTTCTAGTGTTTTTGTCGGTTGTATTGGTGACGACTGTGTTTTTGGTGAAGCAGCAAGAAAGTGTGGCACAGGCAAAGCAGCTCGAGTATTCAGGTGAGGAAATTTTTAAAGGGTTTGTATTTGCTCAGGGGGAAGTAGGCAAACAGCTTCCAGAGGTCTTCAATAAAGCCATGACTGACAAACTCAACACAAAAGAGGCAAAGGCATTTGCCAATCAGGTTGTTGCTGATATTAAAAAAGAGGATGCTGACTTCTTTGATAACCTGAAGAAAGCTGTTTACAGCAAAGATGCATTGAAAGTGGATGAACTGCTGAAAAAAGCGGGTCAAATCGTTGAAGAAAAAGTGGAAGCCGCAAAGGAAATCGCCGCTTCCAAGGATGATACGTCCAGAGTTCAGGCCGAGCTCGTCAACACGGTCGATACCGCTAACTATTTCTATTATGTTTCTTATGTTGCTGCAGCCGGCGCCCTGATTCTGATCATTCTTGCCATTGATATTACGCCGATTGCGATTTCAGACAATGTCGATCGCGAAATGGCAATCAGAACGCTGGTTGATGAATTAAACTAG
- a CDS encoding sporulation-delaying protein SdpB family protein, giving the protein MLENIKQTITGWDERNPWTNVYGLARSIIALSSLLTLLVNHPSLIMKPASGISSYPACKMNLSLFCLGENNYMMLNLLRWVCIVILVLVVIGWRPRITGVLHWYVSYSLQSSLIVIDGGEQAAAVMTFLLLPITLTDPRKWHWSTSPLEGKRTLGKITAFISYFVIRIQVAVLYFHSTVAKLSQQEWVDGTAVYYFAQEKTIGFNGFFQALTKPFVTSPFVVIPTWGTLLVQIVIFAALFAPKKHWRLILIIAVFMHEIFAVMLGLISFSLIMAGILILYLTPIDSTIQFTYIRRLLWNKKQKKGEVSV; this is encoded by the coding sequence ATGCTCGAAAACATAAAACAGACCATCACCGGATGGGACGAAAGAAACCCGTGGACAAATGTATACGGCCTCGCGCGAAGCATTATTGCGCTATCCAGCCTGCTGACGCTGCTCGTCAATCATCCGAGTCTCATCATGAAGCCAGCGAGCGGAATCAGCAGTTATCCTGCCTGTAAAATGAATCTCAGTCTCTTTTGCCTCGGCGAAAATAACTATATGATGTTAAATCTTCTCAGATGGGTCTGCATTGTCATTCTGGTGCTTGTCGTGATTGGCTGGCGCCCTAGAATCACGGGGGTTCTCCATTGGTATGTGAGTTACAGCTTGCAGTCATCGTTAATCGTCATCGACGGAGGCGAGCAGGCAGCAGCTGTCATGACCTTTTTATTGCTCCCCATCACGCTGACCGATCCGAGAAAATGGCATTGGAGCACGAGTCCTCTAGAAGGCAAAAGAACACTTGGAAAAATTACAGCTTTTATTTCTTATTTTGTGATCAGAATCCAAGTGGCGGTGCTTTATTTTCACTCTACCGTCGCTAAGCTGTCTCAGCAGGAATGGGTGGACGGAACAGCCGTCTATTATTTCGCCCAGGAAAAAACCATCGGCTTTAACGGCTTTTTTCAGGCGTTAACGAAGCCGTTTGTGACAAGTCCATTCGTGGTGATTCCGACATGGGGGACGCTGTTGGTTCAGATTGTCATCTTTGCGGCGCTGTTCGCGCCGAAGAAGCATTGGAGATTGATTTTGATTATCGCTGTTTTTATGCATGAGATTTTTGCAGTCATGCTGGGCCTCATCAGTTTCTCGCTTATCATGGCCGGCATTTTGATATTGTATCTCACTCCTATCGATTCCACGATTCAATTTACATATATTCGCAGACTGTTGTGGAATAAAAAACAAAAGAAGGGAGAGGTTTCAGTTTGA
- a CDS encoding SdpA family antimicrobial peptide system protein, with amino-acid sequence MQKSISFFVIFSVLWGSLFLFSIIGSLGTTPIPLTKDAKFLMSSVIPQGWGFFSKNPRDTAIGLYEDGEESAKVSWPNMRADNLFGLYRYGRSQGVEMGVIYSQVGKEQWTACKENDLGACKSKAKTVQLKTPAPRPLLCGSYFLTKEDIVPWSYSKYTPSSYQVKSIVKVVISCSKT; translated from the coding sequence ATGCAGAAATCGATATCATTTTTTGTCATTTTTTCAGTCCTTTGGGGTTCGTTATTTCTGTTTTCTATTATTGGCAGCTTAGGGACAACCCCGATTCCGCTGACAAAGGACGCCAAATTTCTCATGTCCAGCGTCATTCCTCAGGGCTGGGGCTTTTTTAGCAAAAATCCCCGTGATACTGCGATCGGATTATATGAGGATGGCGAAGAAAGCGCCAAGGTCAGCTGGCCCAATATGAGGGCTGATAATCTATTCGGCCTGTATCGGTATGGGAGATCTCAAGGCGTTGAAATGGGCGTCATCTACAGCCAAGTCGGCAAGGAACAGTGGACAGCATGTAAAGAAAATGACCTCGGCGCCTGCAAAAGCAAAGCCAAAACCGTGCAATTAAAAACACCCGCTCCCCGCCCGCTGCTTTGCGGCAGCTACTTTTTGACGAAAGAGGATATTGTTCCTTGGAGCTATTCTAAATACACCCCTTCGTCTTATCAGGTAAAAAGCATAGTCAAGGTTGTGATCTCATGCTCGAAAACATAA
- a CDS encoding PadR family transcriptional regulator, translating to MKTNQINDRWIVQFRKGIFELALLSLLRSKPMYGYELTSSLKTTSALAISEGAIYPILKRMTEKGWIEFFWEDSLDGPKRKYYKMTQKGEEMLKERLEKYLETHQALLSLSEDLL from the coding sequence ATGAAAACGAATCAAATTAATGACCGCTGGATTGTTCAATTTCGAAAAGGGATTTTCGAGCTGGCCCTCCTTTCCCTGCTGCGCTCTAAACCGATGTACGGTTATGAGCTGACGTCATCCTTAAAAACGACCTCGGCACTGGCTATTTCAGAGGGAGCGATTTATCCGATTCTGAAACGAATGACCGAGAAGGGATGGATCGAATTTTTTTGGGAGGATTCGCTGGACGGCCCGAAAAGAAAGTATTATAAAATGACGCAAAAAGGAGAAGAAATGTTAAAAGAACGGCTGGAGAAATACCTGGAAACCCATCAAGCCTTACTGTCTTTATCGGAGGATTTGCTATGA
- a CDS encoding DUF3784 domain-containing protein — protein sequence MEIGINYLLIVIALLFFVVAYFVGIKKQTWMLAGFNEARIRDKDRLARIAGYFFLNSGLFILLNSFISFQGQEQLIPPLILAYGAGVIIYVNKKLVE from the coding sequence ATGGAAATCGGCATCAATTATCTGTTAATTGTCATCGCGCTTTTATTTTTTGTAGTTGCCTATTTTGTCGGGATCAAAAAACAAACGTGGATGCTGGCCGGATTTAATGAGGCCCGTATCCGGGATAAAGATCGGCTGGCCAGAATAGCAGGCTACTTTTTCTTGAATTCCGGTTTGTTCATTTTGCTGAATAGCTTTATCTCGTTTCAAGGCCAGGAGCAGCTCATTCCGCCGCTTATTTTGGCATATGGAGCAGGGGTTATTATTTATGTCAATAAAAAATTAGTAGAGTAG
- a CDS encoding M4 family metallopeptidase has product MRNLAKKSLLLAGLCTAAQMVFVTQASADQSIKYDNTYQTPSYIIEKSSPKQAQNTTQKESLFSYLNKHQTHFKLKGDANSHFRISKTIKDPKTKQTLFKLTEVYKGIPIYGFEQAVAMKENKQVKSFFGKVHPQIKDVSVTPSISEEKAIRTARRELEASIGKIEYIDGEPKGELYIYPHDGAYDLAYLVRISTSEPEPGYWHYFIDAKSGKVIESFNAIHEAAGTGIGVSGDEKSFEVTEQNGRYYLADETRGKGINTFDAENLNETLFTLLSQLIGYTGKEIVSGTPVFKEPAAVDAHANAQAVYDYYSQTFGRDSFDQNGARITSTVHVGKKWNNAAWNGVQMVYGDGDGSTFKPLSGSLDIVAHEITHAVTQYSAGLLYQGEPGALNESISDIMGAMADRDDWEIGEDVYTPDMAGDSLRSLEDPSKQGNPDHYSNRYTGTEDYGGVHINSSIHNKAAYLLAEGGVHHDVQVEGIGREACEQIYYRALTYYVTPSTDFSMMKQAAIEAANDLYGEGSKQSASVEKAYKAVGIQ; this is encoded by the coding sequence TTGCGCAACCTAGCCAAGAAGTCTCTATTGCTAGCCGGCTTATGCACGGCGGCCCAAATGGTTTTTGTAACACAGGCCTCAGCTGATCAAAGCATCAAATATGACAATACGTATCAAACCCCTTCATACATCATCGAAAAATCATCACCGAAGCAAGCACAAAACACAACCCAAAAAGAATCACTATTTTCCTATCTTAACAAGCATCAAACGCATTTTAAGCTCAAAGGGGATGCGAACAGCCATTTTCGCATTTCGAAAACAATAAAGGATCCAAAGACAAAACAAACGTTATTTAAATTAACGGAAGTTTACAAAGGAATTCCGATTTACGGCTTTGAACAAGCGGTCGCAATGAAGGAAAACAAACAGGTGAAAAGTTTCTTTGGAAAGGTGCATCCGCAAATAAAAGACGTATCCGTCACACCGTCTATTTCTGAAGAAAAAGCAATACGTACAGCGCGGCGTGAGCTCGAGGCTTCCATAGGGAAAATCGAATATATTGATGGGGAACCGAAAGGCGAATTATATATCTATCCGCACGACGGGGCATATGATCTTGCCTACCTTGTGAGAATCTCGACATCTGAACCTGAGCCTGGCTATTGGCACTATTTCATCGATGCCAAAAGCGGAAAGGTCATTGAGTCTTTTAACGCCATTCATGAAGCGGCAGGTACAGGAATCGGCGTCTCAGGTGATGAAAAAAGCTTTGAAGTCACAGAACAGAATGGGCGCTATTATTTGGCGGACGAAACAAGGGGAAAAGGGATCAATACGTTTGATGCGGAGAACCTGAATGAAACCTTGTTTACGCTTTTGTCTCAATTGATCGGGTATACGGGCAAAGAAATAGTCAGCGGCACGCCGGTATTTAAAGAACCGGCGGCTGTGGACGCGCATGCAAATGCGCAAGCCGTTTACGACTATTACAGCCAGACATTTGGCCGAGATTCTTTTGATCAAAACGGAGCAAGGATTACGTCTACCGTGCATGTCGGCAAAAAATGGAACAATGCGGCGTGGAACGGTGTGCAGATGGTATACGGTGATGGAGACGGCTCAACATTTAAGCCGCTGTCCGGATCACTCGACATTGTCGCACATGAAATCACACACGCAGTCACGCAGTATTCCGCCGGTCTTTTATATCAAGGAGAACCCGGTGCATTAAACGAGTCCATTTCCGACATTATGGGGGCGATGGCAGACCGTGATGATTGGGAAATCGGCGAGGATGTTTATACCCCGGATATGGCGGGAGATTCATTACGATCACTAGAGGACCCATCCAAGCAGGGAAATCCCGATCATTACTCGAACCGTTACACAGGAACAGAGGATTATGGCGGAGTCCATATCAATTCGTCCATCCACAATAAAGCAGCTTACCTTCTGGCAGAAGGAGGCGTGCACCACGATGTACAGGTTGAAGGGATTGGGCGTGAAGCATGTGAACAAATTTACTATCGGGCTTTAACATATTATGTAACACCGTCTACAGATTTCAGTATGATGAAGCAAGCGGCAATCGAAGCGGCCAATGATTTATACGGTGAAGGCTCGAAGCAATCAGCCTCAGTCGAAAAAGCGTATAAAGCTGTCGGAATTCAATGA